In Panthera uncia isolate 11264 chromosome B4, Puncia_PCG_1.0, whole genome shotgun sequence, one genomic interval encodes:
- the LOC125919179 gene encoding olfactory receptor 6C75, with translation MKNYTSVTEFILLGLTNDPQWQVVLFVFLLATYMLSVTGNLIIVTLTLSDAHLQTPMYFFLRNFSFLEISFTSVCIPRFLVTFVTRDRTISYNGCVTQLFFFIFLGVTEFYLLAAMSYDRYVAICKPLHYMTIMSSRVCTLLVFSSWLAGFLIIFPPILLLLQLDFCASNVIDHFICDASPILQLSCTNTHFLELMAFFLAVVTLMVTLTLVILSYTYIIRTILRIPSTSQRKKAFSTCSSHMIVVSLSYGSCIFMYIKRSARERVTLSKGVAVLNTSVAPLLNPFIYTLRNQQVKQAFKNVVQSMAFYSNK, from the coding sequence ATGAAAAATTACACCTCAGTAACAGAATTTATTCTTCTTGGATTGACAAATGACCCACAGTGGCAGGTTGTACTTTTCGTATTTCTTCTTGCTACCTACATGCTAAGTGTGACTGGGAACCTGATCATTGTCACCCTCACCCTTTCAGATGCCCACCTGCAGACTCCAATGTATTTCTTCCTTCGAAACTTCTCATTCCTAGAAATATCATTCACATCTGTCTGCATTCCCAGATTCCTTGTCACTTTTGTGACAAGGGACAGAACCATTTCCTACAATGGTTGTGTGACTCagctatttttcttcatcttcttgggGGTGACAGAATTTTACCTTCTGGCTGCCATGTCCTATGACCGCTacgtggccatctgcaagcctcTCCATTACATGACCATCATGAGCAGCAGAGTCTGCACCCTTCTTGTCTTTAGCTCATGGCTTGCAGGATTCCTGATCATCTTTCCACCAATACTGTTGCTTCTACAGTTGGATTTCTGTGCCTCCAATGTAATTGATCATTTTATCTGTGACGCTTCTCCAATTCTACAGCTTTCTTGCACAAACACTCACTTTCTAGAACTCATGGCATTTTTTTTAGCGGTGGTAACACTTATGGTCACCTTAACGCTAGTTATTCTCTCTTACACATACATCATCCGTACAATTCTGAGAATTCCTTCCACAAGTCAAAGGAAGAAAGCCTTTTCCACTTGTTCCTCCCACATGATAGTGGTCTCCCTCTCTTATGGAAGCTGCATTTTCATGTACATTAAGCGTTCTGCAAGGGAAAGGGTGACTTTAAGCAAAGGAGTAGCTGTGCTCAATACCTCAGTGGCTCCTCTCTTAAACCCTTTCATATATACACTAAGGAATCAGCAGGTGAAGCAAGCCTTTAAGAATGTGGTCCAGAGTATGGCCTTttactcaaataaatga